Proteins encoded in a region of the Lepeophtheirus salmonis chromosome 6, UVic_Lsal_1.4, whole genome shotgun sequence genome:
- the LOC121119491 gene encoding paladin isoform X2 codes for MENAEAYKVMTDHFEGIDKLVPEAPHTEGAPNFRRLPGFPVFGAGQPTVDGFKKCLEPILKKYGDEKHIFWVNLRQEPVIYVNGKPYTARDPENLNQHLEVKEADNVSKMEQTFAEIIKKRGDEFVFFQDQYGEHPDERAVKNEESKTKLESVSTLTNIFVDLKNEVSKVDALRIPLNQDTSPDENCFDQVVSLLKDTSASTPIVFNCQAGISRTTTAMVMAALMKEFQLATELNCMKGIVPDDILEALKKKKLGLPGIDSDAPKEKNALTMGEFEVIKELIAKYPDAKIAKAQVDKLIDLAAPPPKGTGVQNIREVIIQDKMTFDVASDDWQIFLKNKIMNNIQRYFYLIVFALYIREVGPKQYPVTFKDWMASHEDLSAMIAEGRGNLEWERKIPDEKLTELKELLAHADFKKNMAKVIKRIYELAWDQFSDLPRGKHKNNSMHKLASKTMIEILPEKLSAYVESKCGNLASTPDFYDVIGQVSWYEETVAK; via the exons ATGGAGAACGCAGAGGCCTATAAGGTGATGACAGATCACTTTGAAGGGATCGATAAGCTCGTTCCTGAGGCCCCTCATACAGAGGGTGCCCCCAATTTCAGACGT CTTCCTGGATTTCCAGTCTTTGGAGCGGGACAGCCTACTGTTGATGGGTTCAAAAAATGCTTAGAGCCAATTCTAAAGAAATACGGggatgaaaaacatattttctggGTTAATCTTAGACAAGAGCCCGTCATTTATGTCAATGGAAAGCCATATACTGCTAGAGATCCTGAAAA tttaaatcaACACTTGGAAGTTAAGGAGGCTgataatgtttcaaaaatggAGCAAACTTTTGCTGAAATTATCAAGAAGAGAGGAGAtgagtttgtttttttccagGATCAATATGGGGAGCATCCAGATGAGAGAGCAGTCAAGAATGAAGAATCCAAAACTAAGCTAGAAAGTGTTTCAACTTTGACTAATATCTTTGTTGATTTAAAGAACGAG GTATCAAAGGTGGATGCTCTTCGAATCCCATTGAACCAAGACACATCTCCTGACGAGAATTGTTTTGATCAAGTTGTTTCTCTACTTAAAGATACATCTGCTTCAACTCCAATTGTTTTCAACTGCCAAGCTGGGATTTCCCGAACTACCACTGCCATGGTCATGGCTGCTCTCATGAAGGAGTTTCAACTCGCTACGGAATTGAATTGTATGAAGGGAATAGTTCCTGATGATATTTTGGAGGCTctcaagaagaaaaagttgGGTCTGCCCGGAATTGATTCTGATGCACCCAAAGAAAAGAATGCCCTGACGATGGGTGAATTTGAAGTTATCAAGGAATTAATTGCTAAATATCCTGATGCCAAGATTGCTAAGGCCCAAGTCGATAAATTGATCGATCTCGCTGCTCCTCCACCAAAGGGAACCGGTGTTCAAAATATTCGTGAGGTTATCATTCAAGATAAGATGACCTTCGATGTAGCTTCTGATGATTGGCAAATctttttgaagaacaaaattATGAACAACATTCAGAGATATTTCTATCTAATTGTATTTGCTCTCTATATACGTGAAGTTGGACCTAAACAATATCCCGTTACTTTTAAAGATTGGATGGCTAGCCACGAAGACTTGAGTGCCATGATTGCCGAAGGACGTGGAAATCTTGAATGGGAGAGAAAGATTCCAGATGAGAAACTCACTGAACTCAAGGAACTTCTTGCCCATGctgacttcaaaaaaaatatggctaaaGTGATCAAGAGGATTTATGAACTCGCTTGGGATCAATTCAGCGATTTACCTCGTGGCAAGCATAAGAACAATTCTATGCACAAACTTGCATCTAAAACCATGATTGAAATCCTACCAGAGAAACTTTCTGCATATGTTGAATCCAAATGTGGTAACCTCGCATCTACACCAGACTTTTATGATGTCATTGGTCAAGTGAGTTGGTACGAAGAGACTGTTGCAAAATAA
- the LOC121119491 gene encoding paladin isoform X1, translating into MENAEAYKVMTDHFEGIDKLVPEAPHTEGAPNFRRLPGFPVFGAGQPTVDGFKKCLEPILKKYGDEKHIFWVNLRQEPVIYVNGKPYTARDPENLNQHLEVKEADNVSKMEQTFAEIIKKRGDEFVFFQDQYGEHPDERAVKNEESKTKLESVSTLTNIFVDLKNEMDKNGIVSKVDALRIPLNQDTSPDENCFDQVVSLLKDTSASTPIVFNCQAGISRTTTAMVMAALMKEFQLATELNCMKGIVPDDILEALKKKKLGLPGIDSDAPKEKNALTMGEFEVIKELIAKYPDAKIAKAQVDKLIDLAAPPPKGTGVQNIREVIIQDKMTFDVASDDWQIFLKNKIMNNIQRYFYLIVFALYIREVGPKQYPVTFKDWMASHEDLSAMIAEGRGNLEWERKIPDEKLTELKELLAHADFKKNMAKVIKRIYELAWDQFSDLPRGKHKNNSMHKLASKTMIEILPEKLSAYVESKCGNLASTPDFYDVIGQVSWYEETVAK; encoded by the exons ATGGAGAACGCAGAGGCCTATAAGGTGATGACAGATCACTTTGAAGGGATCGATAAGCTCGTTCCTGAGGCCCCTCATACAGAGGGTGCCCCCAATTTCAGACGT CTTCCTGGATTTCCAGTCTTTGGAGCGGGACAGCCTACTGTTGATGGGTTCAAAAAATGCTTAGAGCCAATTCTAAAGAAATACGGggatgaaaaacatattttctggGTTAATCTTAGACAAGAGCCCGTCATTTATGTCAATGGAAAGCCATATACTGCTAGAGATCCTGAAAA tttaaatcaACACTTGGAAGTTAAGGAGGCTgataatgtttcaaaaatggAGCAAACTTTTGCTGAAATTATCAAGAAGAGAGGAGAtgagtttgtttttttccagGATCAATATGGGGAGCATCCAGATGAGAGAGCAGTCAAGAATGAAGAATCCAAAACTAAGCTAGAAAGTGTTTCAACTTTGACTAATATCTTTGTTGATTTAAAGAACGAG ATGGACAAGAACGGAATT GTATCAAAGGTGGATGCTCTTCGAATCCCATTGAACCAAGACACATCTCCTGACGAGAATTGTTTTGATCAAGTTGTTTCTCTACTTAAAGATACATCTGCTTCAACTCCAATTGTTTTCAACTGCCAAGCTGGGATTTCCCGAACTACCACTGCCATGGTCATGGCTGCTCTCATGAAGGAGTTTCAACTCGCTACGGAATTGAATTGTATGAAGGGAATAGTTCCTGATGATATTTTGGAGGCTctcaagaagaaaaagttgGGTCTGCCCGGAATTGATTCTGATGCACCCAAAGAAAAGAATGCCCTGACGATGGGTGAATTTGAAGTTATCAAGGAATTAATTGCTAAATATCCTGATGCCAAGATTGCTAAGGCCCAAGTCGATAAATTGATCGATCTCGCTGCTCCTCCACCAAAGGGAACCGGTGTTCAAAATATTCGTGAGGTTATCATTCAAGATAAGATGACCTTCGATGTAGCTTCTGATGATTGGCAAATctttttgaagaacaaaattATGAACAACATTCAGAGATATTTCTATCTAATTGTATTTGCTCTCTATATACGTGAAGTTGGACCTAAACAATATCCCGTTACTTTTAAAGATTGGATGGCTAGCCACGAAGACTTGAGTGCCATGATTGCCGAAGGACGTGGAAATCTTGAATGGGAGAGAAAGATTCCAGATGAGAAACTCACTGAACTCAAGGAACTTCTTGCCCATGctgacttcaaaaaaaatatggctaaaGTGATCAAGAGGATTTATGAACTCGCTTGGGATCAATTCAGCGATTTACCTCGTGGCAAGCATAAGAACAATTCTATGCACAAACTTGCATCTAAAACCATGATTGAAATCCTACCAGAGAAACTTTCTGCATATGTTGAATCCAAATGTGGTAACCTCGCATCTACACCAGACTTTTATGATGTCATTGGTCAAGTGAGTTGGTACGAAGAGACTGTTGCAAAATAA